Proteins encoded by one window of Desulfovibrio ferrophilus:
- a CDS encoding DsbA family protein codes for MKKPLLAAALAALLLPGCAAQLSDQELDQRIQKTLRENPEIVLQALENDSIAVLELAEAGSKARRARDAEKRFYEKLADPLDPTIDLQRPMLGDAQAPVTVVAYTDFLCAYCAKGAKNMKELMRRHPGKIRYMAKHVPMSETGEFGGRLFEALGFQDPALAWEFYMLAFEHQDEVRNAEDQQAKLLEYATQVEGVDAVRLAQDLSDERLSGFVRDDFLEFQSYGFRGVPVYLYNGAPLEGSMPLEFLEKAVARILGDATSGQDEFTAEEAGACLDCLDK; via the coding sequence ATGAAGAAACCTTTGCTTGCTGCGGCCTTGGCCGCACTGCTGCTGCCGGGTTGTGCGGCTCAGCTTTCGGATCAGGAACTGGATCAGCGTATTCAGAAAACACTGCGCGAGAATCCCGAGATCGTCTTGCAGGCGCTGGAAAACGATTCCATCGCCGTGTTGGAGTTGGCTGAGGCCGGTTCCAAAGCGCGTCGGGCACGGGATGCTGAAAAGCGTTTTTATGAAAAGTTGGCTGATCCTCTTGATCCGACCATTGACCTCCAGCGACCGATGCTGGGTGATGCACAGGCACCCGTCACCGTGGTGGCCTATACGGATTTCCTGTGTGCCTATTGCGCCAAGGGTGCCAAAAATATGAAGGAACTCATGCGCCGCCATCCGGGCAAGATTCGTTACATGGCGAAGCATGTTCCCATGTCCGAGACTGGAGAGTTCGGGGGGCGGTTGTTCGAGGCCCTTGGGTTCCAGGACCCTGCCCTGGCCTGGGAGTTTTACATGTTGGCCTTTGAGCATCAGGATGAGGTTCGCAACGCCGAAGATCAGCAGGCCAAGCTGCTGGAGTATGCGACTCAGGTCGAGGGTGTTGACGCTGTGCGCCTGGCTCAGGACCTGAGTGACGAGCGTCTAAGCGGCTTTGTGCGTGATGATTTTCTGGAATTCCAGAGCTACGGTTTCCGCGGAGTACCCGTCTATTTGTACAACGGTGCCCCCCTTGAAGGCTCGATGCCTTTGGAGTTTCTGGAGAAGGCTGTTGCCAGAATTCTGGGTGACGCGACATCGGGACAGGATGAATTCACTGCCGAGGAAGCAGGGGCCTGCCTGGACTGCCTGGATAAGTAG
- a CDS encoding UbiD family decarboxylase, which translates to MGYRNMQECLLALEEQGQLVRIREEMEPNIEIGVVQRRVFQAGGPALLFENVRGTRFPMVANVFGTLDRVRFLFRDTLGLLERLFQLKVDPLVALKQPWKYLKTPLALYNTMPKSQPGGPVMAHKTTISELPHLKSWPLDGGAYVTLPQVYSESPNKPGFGGSNLGMYRVQLTGNDYQPDREVGLHYQIHRGLGHHHSEALAKGESLPVNVFVGGPPAMTMGAIMPLPDGMPELFFAGALAGHRMQMVKRPGQLPILAQADFCICGHISARGEKPEGPFGDHLGYYSLAHDFPVLTVDAVYHRDGAVWPFTTVGRPPQEDTMFGAFIHELTSELVPTVFSGVHEVHAVDAAGVHPLLLAVGSERYVPYAEERRPQELLTNGMALLGTSQTSLSKYVLIAAREDDAHLSAHHIPEFIRHMLERVDLTRDLHFVTRTTMDTLDYSGISLNQGSKLLWASCGPKRRTLAVTPPSDLSLPPGFSDLRVFAPGILVVRGPAHKRGRDEHDPLMNRLANALDKSGGLDGFPLVVCVDDAEFTARDWDNFLWVAFTRSDPATDMYGAGAFTHCKHWGCTGPLVLDGRLKTYHAPPLEDDPDVERRVDALGAPGGPLHGII; encoded by the coding sequence ATGGGCTATAGAAACATGCAGGAATGCCTGCTCGCTCTGGAAGAACAGGGGCAACTGGTTCGCATCCGCGAGGAGATGGAACCCAATATCGAGATAGGGGTCGTGCAGCGACGAGTGTTTCAGGCTGGTGGCCCTGCATTGCTGTTTGAGAATGTGCGCGGAACCAGATTTCCCATGGTCGCCAACGTGTTCGGCACTCTGGATCGGGTTCGCTTCCTGTTTCGCGACACTCTCGGGCTTCTGGAGCGGTTGTTCCAACTCAAGGTCGACCCTCTGGTCGCATTGAAGCAGCCCTGGAAATATCTGAAGACCCCGCTTGCCTTGTATAACACCATGCCCAAGTCTCAGCCTGGTGGGCCGGTAATGGCTCATAAAACCACCATTTCCGAGCTGCCGCATCTGAAGTCCTGGCCCCTGGACGGCGGTGCGTATGTGACCCTGCCGCAGGTCTATTCCGAGAGCCCGAACAAGCCCGGTTTCGGAGGCTCCAACCTGGGTATGTACCGGGTGCAACTCACCGGCAACGATTATCAGCCTGATCGTGAAGTGGGCCTGCATTACCAGATCCACAGGGGGCTGGGGCACCACCATTCAGAGGCCCTTGCCAAGGGTGAATCTCTGCCTGTGAACGTCTTTGTCGGTGGGCCTCCGGCCATGACCATGGGCGCGATCATGCCCCTGCCCGACGGGATGCCCGAGCTGTTTTTTGCCGGAGCGCTGGCCGGCCACCGCATGCAGATGGTTAAACGCCCGGGGCAGTTGCCCATTCTGGCACAGGCCGATTTTTGCATCTGTGGGCATATCTCGGCCCGGGGCGAAAAGCCCGAAGGGCCCTTTGGCGACCACCTGGGTTATTACAGCCTTGCACATGATTTCCCGGTACTCACTGTGGATGCGGTGTATCATCGCGACGGTGCGGTCTGGCCGTTCACCACTGTGGGGCGCCCCCCGCAGGAAGACACGATGTTCGGGGCCTTCATTCATGAATTGACTTCCGAGCTGGTACCAACAGTGTTCTCGGGAGTACACGAAGTCCATGCCGTGGACGCTGCTGGAGTGCATCCTCTGCTTCTGGCTGTGGGCAGTGAGCGTTATGTTCCCTATGCCGAGGAGCGTCGCCCTCAGGAACTGCTGACCAACGGCATGGCCCTGTTGGGCACAAGCCAGACCTCGCTTTCCAAGTACGTACTCATTGCCGCCCGCGAGGACGATGCACATCTGAGCGCACACCACATTCCCGAATTCATCCGGCACATGCTGGAGCGGGTTGATTTGACCCGCGACTTGCATTTTGTGACCCGGACAACCATGGATACCCTGGATTATTCCGGTATCAGCCTGAATCAGGGCTCCAAGCTGCTTTGGGCTTCCTGTGGGCCTAAGAGGCGGACCTTGGCTGTAACGCCGCCTTCGGACCTCTCCCTGCCTCCTGGATTCTCGGATCTGCGAGTCTTTGCCCCGGGCATTCTGGTTGTGCGCGGTCCGGCCCACAAGCGCGGGCGTGATGAGCATGATCCGCTCATGAATCGACTGGCCAATGCCTTGGACAAATCCGGTGGATTGGATGGATTCCCGCTGGTCGTCTGTGTGGATGATGCCGAGTTCACTGCCCGTGATTGGGACAATTTCCTGTGGGTGGCCTTTACCCGCTCGGACCCGGCAACGGACATGTATGGTGCTGGAGCCTTTACCCATTGCAAGCATTGGGGCTGCACAGGGCCGTTGGTTCTCGATGGCCGGTTGAAGACCTACCATGCCCCGCCTCTGGAAGATGACCCGGATGTGGAACGGCGAGTGGATGCTTTGGGCGCTCCCGGTGGTCCGCTGCATGGCATCATCTAA
- a CDS encoding c-type cytochrome, whose translation MLKKLVITFMLGIMVFTGANLFAAGNASNGEKLAKGCKCHKGELEGWSEEKLTQTLTDFKTGKLINKFMNKKAASLSDQDIADLATWFASQK comes from the coding sequence ATGCTGAAAAAGCTCGTCATTACGTTCATGCTGGGAATAATGGTCTTCACAGGTGCCAACCTGTTTGCTGCTGGCAATGCCTCCAATGGCGAAAAGCTAGCCAAAGGCTGCAAATGCCACAAGGGCGAACTGGAAGGCTGGTCCGAGGAGAAGTTGACTCAGACACTTACAGATTTCAAAACAGGGAAGCTCATCAATAAATTCATGAACAAAAAGGCCGCCAGCCTGTCCGATCAGGACATCGCTGACCTCGCCACATGGTTCGCCAGCCAGAAGTAA
- the thiS gene encoding sulfur carrier protein ThiS yields MTVTINGQETTLPPLTTVLALLRNKELDPASVVVERNGDIIQGDAFGTTELVDGDRLEILRFVGGG; encoded by the coding sequence ATGACCGTCACCATAAACGGCCAGGAAACGACCCTTCCGCCACTGACCACCGTACTGGCCCTGTTGCGAAATAAAGAGCTCGATCCAGCTTCCGTTGTCGTAGAAAGAAACGGCGACATCATTCAGGGCGACGCCTTTGGGACCACAGAGCTGGTCGATGGCGATCGCCTGGAAATCCTCCGCTTTGTCGGCGGAGGCTGA
- a CDS encoding thiazole synthase, whose amino-acid sequence MNDLFDIGGKSLQSRLFIGTGKFADDTLIPQVCEASGSQVITTALRRVDMDAATDNIMQHIPEQMTLLPNTSGARNADEAIRIARLARAMGCGDWIKIEVISDSKYLLPDGYETAKATEVLSKEGFVVLPYMNPDLYVARSLVDAGAAAIMPLGAPIGTNRGLRTEEMVRILIEEIDLPIIVDAGIGKPSEACQAMEMGADAVLVNTAIATADDPIAMGHAFGNAVAAGRQAFLAGPGATRTLATASSPLTGFLGGGQS is encoded by the coding sequence ATGAACGATCTCTTCGACATCGGCGGTAAAAGCCTGCAGAGCCGCCTGTTCATCGGCACTGGCAAATTTGCCGACGACACCCTGATCCCCCAGGTCTGTGAGGCTTCGGGTTCTCAGGTCATCACCACAGCGCTGCGTCGTGTGGATATGGATGCAGCCACTGACAACATCATGCAGCACATCCCCGAGCAGATGACCCTGCTGCCCAACACCTCTGGTGCCCGCAATGCGGACGAAGCCATCCGCATCGCACGACTGGCCAGGGCCATGGGCTGTGGAGACTGGATCAAAATCGAAGTCATTTCCGACTCCAAATATCTACTGCCCGACGGTTATGAAACCGCCAAGGCCACCGAGGTTCTTTCCAAGGAAGGATTCGTGGTGCTGCCCTACATGAACCCGGATCTGTACGTCGCCCGTAGCCTCGTGGACGCAGGTGCCGCCGCAATCATGCCCTTGGGCGCCCCCATTGGAACCAACCGGGGCCTACGCACCGAGGAAATGGTGCGTATCCTGATCGAGGAGATCGACCTGCCCATCATCGTGGATGCGGGTATCGGCAAACCCAGCGAGGCCTGTCAGGCCATGGAAATGGGCGCTGATGCCGTGCTGGTCAACACCGCCATTGCCACCGCAGACGACCCCATTGCCATGGGCCATGCCTTTGGAAATGCCGTAGCCGCTGGTCGTCAGGCGTTTCTGGCAGGGCCTGGAGCCACGCGAACCCTGGCCACAGCGTCTTCACCACTGACCGGATTCCTCGGTGGAGGTCAGTCATGA
- the thiH gene encoding 2-iminoacetate synthase ThiH, with product MSFLPACKELDRQPLGDMIRNFGENAVLRALDKPTLSSEDYMALLSPAAEPHLEAMAQAAHKRTLQHFGRTIQLFTPLYLANHCSNHCVYCGFNARNDIPRSQLSMDELRVEAEAIAATGLKHLLILTGEAPNKAGVDYLEEAVTVLAPIFPSVSIEVFPMDEADYVRLIGAGVDGLTVFQETYNKELYEKLHPAGPKRVYDYRLEAPDRGCRAGMRVVNIGGLLGLDDWRRESFMTGMHAAHLLHAYPGVDIAVSLPRMRPHTGAFQPAHIVDDRQLVQIMTALRLFLPRVSITISTREAPEFRDNILPLGVTRMSAGVTTAVGGHTKGNDTAQFDISDPRSVDEMCSALKTRGYQPVFKDWEPITSPGSHEIAR from the coding sequence ATGAGCTTTCTGCCCGCCTGCAAGGAGCTTGATCGCCAACCCCTGGGAGATATGATCCGTAATTTTGGGGAAAATGCCGTGCTGCGAGCATTGGACAAGCCCACCCTGTCCTCCGAGGACTACATGGCGCTATTGTCGCCCGCTGCCGAGCCGCATCTCGAAGCCATGGCCCAGGCCGCTCACAAGCGTACGCTCCAGCATTTCGGACGCACCATCCAATTGTTCACCCCGCTCTATCTGGCTAATCATTGCAGCAACCACTGTGTTTACTGTGGATTCAATGCACGCAACGATATTCCGCGGAGCCAACTGAGCATGGACGAGCTGCGAGTCGAAGCCGAGGCCATTGCAGCTACAGGCCTGAAGCACCTGCTGATCCTGACCGGTGAGGCCCCGAACAAGGCCGGAGTGGATTATCTGGAAGAGGCCGTCACCGTCCTCGCCCCGATCTTTCCCTCCGTGTCCATTGAAGTCTTCCCCATGGACGAAGCCGACTACGTCCGCCTGATCGGTGCCGGGGTGGATGGGCTCACAGTCTTTCAGGAGACTTATAATAAGGAGCTTTACGAAAAGCTGCACCCGGCAGGTCCAAAGCGGGTTTACGATTATCGCTTGGAAGCCCCGGACCGGGGTTGCCGCGCGGGAATGCGAGTGGTCAATATCGGTGGGTTGCTGGGCCTGGATGACTGGCGACGCGAATCGTTCATGACAGGGATGCACGCCGCTCATCTGCTGCACGCCTATCCCGGCGTTGATATTGCCGTGTCCCTACCACGCATGCGACCCCATACCGGGGCGTTCCAGCCCGCACACATCGTGGACGACCGACAACTCGTTCAGATCATGACCGCCCTCAGATTGTTCCTGCCCCGGGTCTCAATCACCATTTCCACTCGCGAGGCCCCGGAGTTCCGCGACAATATTCTGCCTCTGGGCGTCACGCGCATGTCTGCCGGTGTGACCACAGCTGTTGGCGGTCACACCAAAGGCAACGACACTGCTCAATTCGATATCTCTGACCCGCGTAGTGTGGATGAAATGTGCAGCGCTCTGAAAACACGGGGATACCAGCCCGTGTTCAAGGACTGGGAACCCATCACTTCCCCCGGCAGTCACGAGATCGCCCGATGA
- the thiF gene encoding sulfur carrier protein ThiS adenylyltransferase ThiF — protein sequence MNIAEQGMAAYLGEDVLKYFRQITIGIAGAGGLGSNCAMHLVRSGFVRLVISDFDMVEPSNLNRQFYFLNQVGMAKVDALSENLWAINPDARITAHNLRIDKGNAADLFADCDVVVEALDDPAAKKMLAEAMLMQNKLFVAASGMGGCGRADAIVTRRLRDDFILVGDMETECGATAPPLAPMVGVAAAKQADAVLAHVLDRYMEEHHD from the coding sequence ATGAATATCGCCGAACAGGGCATGGCCGCCTATTTGGGTGAAGATGTTCTGAAATACTTCAGACAGATCACCATCGGCATCGCCGGAGCCGGAGGGCTGGGTTCCAACTGCGCCATGCATTTGGTCCGCTCTGGATTTGTTCGTCTGGTCATCTCGGATTTCGACATGGTCGAACCCTCAAACCTGAACCGGCAATTCTACTTCCTGAATCAGGTGGGCATGGCCAAGGTGGATGCGCTGTCCGAAAACCTGTGGGCCATCAACCCGGACGCGCGGATCACTGCCCACAACCTCCGGATAGACAAAGGCAATGCCGCCGACCTGTTCGCGGATTGCGACGTGGTGGTGGAAGCATTGGACGATCCCGCAGCCAAGAAGATGCTGGCCGAGGCCATGCTGATGCAGAATAAGCTCTTTGTCGCGGCCTCGGGCATGGGCGGTTGCGGCAGGGCTGATGCCATTGTCACCCGCCGCCTGCGCGACGACTTCATTCTCGTGGGCGACATGGAAACGGAATGCGGAGCCACCGCACCACCACTGGCCCCCATGGTGGGAGTAGCTGCTGCCAAACAGGCCGATGCCGTGCTGGCGCACGTGCTTGATCGTTATATGGAGGAACACCATGACTAA
- the thiE gene encoding thiamine phosphate synthase, with product MTNGRELVTTFISTGGLYCLTAEKFSAGRNNIDVVRAMLDAGIKIIQYREKTKKMGAKYKECIALREMTRQAGAALIINDDIDLALLVDADGVHVGQEDLPVPAVRELVGEDMAIGLSTHAPEEARAALRNGADYIGVGPIFRTFTKEDVCEPVGFEYLNHVAKNIDLPFVAIGGIKVHNIAQVTSHGAKCVALVTEIVEAEDIAGRIEELNDAMTSA from the coding sequence ATGACTAACGGACGAGAGCTGGTGACCACATTCATCAGCACAGGCGGGCTCTATTGCCTGACTGCCGAAAAGTTTTCCGCAGGACGAAACAACATCGATGTCGTTCGCGCCATGTTGGATGCGGGAATCAAGATCATCCAATACCGCGAAAAGACCAAGAAAATGGGTGCTAAATACAAGGAATGTATCGCCCTGCGCGAAATGACGCGCCAGGCCGGGGCCGCCTTGATCATCAATGACGATATTGATCTGGCCCTGCTGGTGGATGCCGACGGTGTCCATGTGGGACAGGAGGACCTGCCCGTGCCTGCCGTACGCGAGTTGGTGGGCGAAGACATGGCCATTGGCCTGTCCACCCACGCCCCCGAGGAAGCTCGGGCTGCCTTGCGGAACGGTGCCGACTACATTGGTGTAGGCCCCATCTTCCGGACCTTTACCAAGGAAGATGTGTGCGAACCCGTAGGCTTTGAGTACCTGAACCATGTGGCGAAAAACATCGATCTGCCCTTTGTGGCCATCGGTGGAATCAAGGTTCACAACATAGCCCAGGTGACCAGCCACGGAGCCAAATGTGTTGCACTCGTGACTGAAATCGTCGAGGCCGAAGACATCGCCGGACGCATTGAAGAATTGAATGACGCCATGACCAGCGCCTAG
- a CDS encoding (Fe-S)-binding protein has protein sequence MSESYTSKRPSFKAKAMELLPQDGHYTTCLTCGLCSSGCPASGLEGMDPRKFLRMASLGLDQELVETPWVWMCTMCKRCQHVCPMNIDIPSLIYYARTCWPREKRPKGIVASCDQSLKTATHSAMGASPEDFAFVVEDVLDEVHESQPGQEHLQAPLNKKGAHFFLNQNSREPMTEPDEMVPLWKILDYVGADWTYATLGWAAENYCMFAADEKNWEKIVRGKVEAVEELDCKVWLNTEUGHEFYAVRAGLQKFNITPSFSLESVISWYARWIREGKLPVNSDWNRELGLKFTVQDPCQLVRKSQGDNIANDLRFVVKAVVGEENFVDMHPNKSNNYCCGGGGGSLQSGYNEARRAYGKRKRDQIVATGAHYCIAPCHNCHSQIHDLADHFEENWHTVHLWTLICLSLGILGENERAYLGPELEALGL, from the coding sequence ATGAGTGAATCATACACTTCCAAGCGGCCTTCTTTCAAGGCCAAAGCCATGGAATTATTGCCTCAGGACGGGCATTATACCACGTGTCTGACCTGTGGGTTGTGTTCCTCGGGCTGCCCTGCCTCTGGGCTTGAGGGCATGGATCCTCGCAAGTTCCTGCGCATGGCCTCTCTGGGGCTGGACCAGGAACTGGTCGAGACTCCCTGGGTCTGGATGTGCACCATGTGCAAGCGCTGCCAGCACGTCTGCCCCATGAATATCGATATTCCGAGTCTGATCTATTATGCCCGTACCTGTTGGCCGCGTGAAAAGCGGCCCAAAGGCATCGTGGCTTCCTGCGATCAGAGCCTGAAAACCGCCACGCATTCGGCTATGGGCGCCAGTCCTGAGGACTTTGCCTTTGTGGTCGAAGACGTTTTGGACGAGGTCCATGAGTCACAGCCTGGGCAGGAGCATTTGCAGGCCCCGCTGAACAAGAAGGGTGCACACTTTTTCCTGAATCAGAACTCTCGTGAACCCATGACCGAGCCGGATGAGATGGTTCCGTTGTGGAAGATTCTGGATTACGTGGGGGCTGATTGGACTTATGCCACCCTGGGGTGGGCGGCGGAGAACTATTGCATGTTCGCCGCTGACGAGAAAAACTGGGAAAAGATTGTGCGCGGGAAGGTGGAGGCCGTGGAAGAGTTGGACTGCAAAGTCTGGCTCAATACTGAGTGAGGACACGAATTCTACGCAGTCCGGGCCGGGCTGCAAAAATTCAATATCACTCCCTCGTTTTCCCTGGAGAGCGTCATTTCCTGGTACGCCCGCTGGATTCGCGAAGGCAAGTTGCCTGTGAACAGCGACTGGAACCGTGAATTGGGTTTGAAATTCACGGTACAGGATCCTTGCCAGTTGGTGCGCAAATCCCAGGGCGATAACATCGCCAACGACCTGCGTTTCGTGGTCAAGGCTGTGGTGGGCGAGGAGAACTTTGTGGACATGCACCCCAACAAGTCCAACAACTATTGTTGCGGTGGTGGTGGCGGTTCCCTGCAGTCCGGGTATAATGAAGCTCGGCGTGCATATGGCAAGCGCAAACGGGATCAGATTGTGGCCACGGGCGCGCATTATTGCATTGCCCCATGCCATAACTGTCACTCCCAGATTCACGACCTTGCGGATCACTTTGAGGAGAACTGGCATACAGTCCACCTCTGGACGCTGATTTGCCTGTCCCTCGGAATTCTGGGCGAGAACGAGCGCGCTTATCTCGGGCCGGAGCTGGAAGCCTTGGGGCTTTGA